The Clostridia bacterium genome includes a window with the following:
- a CDS encoding cobalamin B12-binding domain-containing protein, whose amino-acid sequence MTRPIRVLMAKVGLDGHDRGAKVIARALRDAGMEVIYTGLRQTPEQIAEAALQEDVDVVGLSSLSGAHDTLFPAVVQALRARGLDDVVVIGGGIIPAEDVPALKAAGIAEIFGPGTPTSEIVEYVRRAVAARAGGPA is encoded by the coding sequence GTGACGCGTCCGATCCGCGTGTTGATGGCGAAGGTGGGGCTCGACGGGCACGACCGCGGCGCGAAGGTCATCGCCCGCGCCCTGCGCGACGCCGGCATGGAGGTCATCTACACGGGCCTCCGCCAGACGCCGGAGCAGATCGCGGAGGCGGCGCTGCAGGAGGACGTCGACGTCGTCGGCCTCTCCAGCCTCTCGGGGGCGCATGACACGCTGTTTCCGGCCGTCGTGCAGGCGCTGCGCGCCCGCGGCCTGGACGACGTCGTCGTCATCGGGGGCGGCATCATCCCGGCGGAAGACGTGCCTGCGCTGAAGGCGGCCGGCATCGCGGAGATCTTCGGGCCGGGCACGCCGACGTCCGAGATCGTGGAGTACGTGCGCCGGGCCGTGGCCGCGCGCGCCGGGGGGCCGGCATGA
- the mce gene encoding methylmalonyl-CoA epimerase yields the protein MSRPSLDHIAIACTVLDDVLPLYAEGLGLRLLGVEEVPTEGVRVAMLDLGGGARLELLEPTTETASIMGFLARRGPGLHHVAVRVDDLDAALETARAAGLEIIPPAPRPGAGGSRVAFIHPKTLQGVLLELVEPGPGHHH from the coding sequence ATGAGCCGCCCCTCGCTCGACCACATCGCCATCGCCTGCACCGTGCTCGACGACGTTCTCCCGCTGTATGCGGAGGGGCTCGGCCTGCGCCTCCTCGGCGTGGAGGAGGTGCCCACGGAAGGCGTGCGCGTGGCGATGCTGGACCTGGGCGGCGGCGCGCGGCTGGAGCTTCTGGAGCCGACCACCGAGACGGCCAGCATCATGGGTTTCCTGGCGCGGCGCGGGCCCGGGCTGCATCACGTGGCCGTGCGCGTCGACGACCTGGACGCGGCGCTGGAGACGGCGCGGGCCGCGGGGCTGGAGATCATCCCGCCGGCGCCCCGGCCGGGCGCGGGAGGCAGCCGCGTGGCCTTCATTCACCCGAAGACGCTGCAGGGCGTGCTGCTGGAACTCGTGGAGCCGGGCCCCGGCCATCATCATTGA